One Paraburkholderia sp. IMGN_8 DNA window includes the following coding sequences:
- the nuoG gene encoding NADH-quinone oxidoreductase subunit NuoG, whose protein sequence is MVELEIDGKKVEVPEGSMVIQAAHKVDTYIPHFCYHKKLSIAANCRMCLVDVEKMPKAVPACATPVSAGMIVRTKSEKAVKGQQAVMEFLLINHPLDCPICDQGGECQLQDLAVGYGKSSSRYSEEKRVVFHKNVGPLISMEEMTRCIHCTRCVRFGQEIAGVMELGMLGRGEHSEITSFVGKTVDSELSGNMIDLCPVGALTSKPFRYSARTWELSRRKSVSPHDSVGANLVVQVKNNRVMRVLPFENESINECWISDKDRFSYEGLNSPERLTQPMLKQGGKWVETDWQTALEYVVKGLKGIKGDHGANALAALGSAHSTVEELFLLKQLAQAVGTPNVDFRLRQADFSAPVNGAPWLGTTIADLSNVDAALVIGSYLRRDHPLFAARLRQAAKSGAKLTLVQATNDDALIPQAQRVVAAPSAWLDELAGIAAAVAQANGVALPESFAGTQPTDAHTQVAKSLATGERRVVLLGNGAVRHPDFAAIHAAAQWIADATGATLGFLTEAANTVGAHIANALPGEGGLNAREVFEQPRKGYVLLNVEPEFDTANPAQALAALNQAEMVVVLSPFQTGADYADVLLPIAPFTETAGTFVNAEGTVQTFNGVVRPLGDTRPAWKVLRVLGSLLGVPGFEFDTSEEVRTAALGNGELKSRLSNKTGVTVARGKTAKAVEGKFERIADVPIYHADALVRRAESLHLTAAARAANSAGLPAALFDKLGLKEGDAVRVRQGEQSVQLPAVRDANLAETVVRVSAATPAGAALGSLFGELVVEKA, encoded by the coding sequence ATGGTTGAACTTGAAATAGACGGCAAGAAAGTAGAGGTGCCTGAAGGCAGCATGGTGATCCAGGCTGCGCATAAGGTCGACACGTACATTCCTCACTTCTGCTATCACAAGAAGCTGTCGATTGCGGCCAACTGCCGGATGTGTCTGGTCGATGTCGAAAAGATGCCGAAGGCCGTGCCTGCATGCGCCACGCCGGTGTCGGCGGGCATGATTGTGCGCACCAAGTCCGAGAAGGCAGTGAAGGGCCAGCAAGCCGTGATGGAATTCCTGCTGATCAATCACCCGCTGGATTGCCCGATCTGCGACCAGGGCGGCGAGTGCCAGTTGCAGGATCTGGCGGTGGGCTACGGCAAGTCGTCGTCGCGTTATAGCGAAGAAAAGCGTGTCGTGTTCCACAAGAATGTCGGCCCGCTGATCTCGATGGAAGAGATGACGCGTTGCATTCACTGCACACGTTGCGTCCGTTTCGGTCAGGAAATCGCCGGCGTGATGGAACTGGGCATGCTGGGCCGCGGCGAGCATTCGGAAATCACGTCGTTCGTCGGCAAGACGGTCGACTCCGAACTGTCGGGCAACATGATCGATCTGTGCCCGGTCGGCGCGCTGACCAGCAAGCCGTTCCGCTACAGCGCCCGCACGTGGGAACTGTCGCGCCGCAAATCGGTGAGCCCGCACGATTCCGTCGGCGCGAACCTCGTGGTGCAAGTGAAGAACAACCGCGTGATGCGTGTTCTGCCGTTCGAAAACGAATCCATCAACGAATGTTGGATTTCGGACAAGGACCGCTTCTCGTACGAAGGTCTGAACAGCCCGGAACGTCTCACGCAGCCGATGCTCAAGCAAGGCGGCAAGTGGGTCGAGACCGACTGGCAAACCGCGCTTGAATATGTGGTCAAGGGCCTGAAGGGCATCAAGGGCGACCACGGCGCGAACGCGCTGGCCGCACTTGGCAGCGCGCACAGCACGGTCGAAGAACTGTTCCTGTTGAAGCAACTCGCGCAAGCGGTCGGCACGCCTAACGTCGATTTCCGTCTGCGTCAGGCGGATTTCTCGGCGCCCGTCAACGGTGCGCCGTGGCTCGGCACGACGATCGCCGATCTGTCGAACGTCGATGCGGCGCTCGTGATCGGTTCGTATCTGCGCCGCGATCATCCGTTGTTTGCCGCACGTCTGCGCCAGGCCGCTAAGAGCGGCGCGAAGCTGACGCTCGTGCAGGCCACCAACGACGACGCACTGATTCCGCAAGCGCAACGCGTGGTTGCGGCTCCCTCGGCATGGCTCGACGAGCTTGCCGGCATCGCTGCTGCAGTCGCGCAAGCAAACGGCGTGGCGCTGCCGGAATCTTTCGCCGGCACACAGCCGACGGACGCCCACACACAAGTCGCGAAGTCGCTCGCCACCGGCGAACGCCGCGTGGTGCTGCTCGGCAACGGTGCGGTCCGTCATCCGGACTTCGCCGCTATTCACGCTGCGGCGCAATGGATTGCAGACGCGACCGGCGCGACGCTGGGTTTCCTCACGGAAGCCGCGAACACGGTCGGTGCGCACATCGCCAACGCATTGCCGGGCGAGGGCGGTCTGAACGCTCGCGAAGTGTTCGAGCAACCGCGCAAGGGTTACGTGCTGCTGAACGTCGAACCGGAATTCGATACCGCCAATCCGGCGCAGGCTTTGGCCGCGCTGAACCAGGCTGAAATGGTTGTCGTGCTGTCGCCGTTCCAGACGGGCGCCGACTACGCCGACGTGCTGCTGCCGATCGCACCGTTCACGGAAACGGCTGGCACCTTCGTCAACGCCGAAGGTACGGTGCAGACGTTCAACGGCGTCGTGCGTCCGCTCGGCGATACGCGTCCGGCATGGAAGGTATTGCGTGTGCTGGGCAGCCTGCTGGGCGTGCCGGGCTTTGAATTCGACACGTCGGAAGAGGTGCGCACGGCGGCGCTCGGCAACGGCGAGCTCAAGTCGCGGCTGTCGAACAAGACCGGCGTGACGGTCGCACGCGGCAAGACGGCCAAGGCAGTAGAAGGCAAGTTCGAGCGTATCGCCGATGTGCCGATCTACCACGCTGACGCGCTGGTGCGTCGCGCTGAGTCGCTGCATCTGACGGCGGCGGCACGCGCCGCGAATTCGGCCGGTTTGCCGGCCGCGCTGTTCGACAAACTGGGTTTGAAGGAAGGCGACGCAGTGCGCGTGCGCCAGGGCGAGCAA
- the nuoF gene encoding NADH-quinone oxidoreductase subunit NuoF: MTSLHDRHIKPLILAGLNGDNWHLEDYVARGGYAQLRRILEEKIPPEQVIADVKASGLRGRGGAGFPTGLKWSFMPRQFPGQKYLVCNSDEGEPGTFKDRDILRFNPHSLIEGMAIGAYAMGITVGYNYIHGEIWEVYKRFEEALEEARRAGFLGDNIMGSGFSFELHAHHGYGAYICGEETALLESLEGKKGQPRFKPPFPASFGVYGKPTTINNTETFAAVPFLLAIGPQNYLEIGKPNNGGTKIFSVAGDVERPGNYEIPLGTPFATLMELAGGMRGGKKIKAVIPGGSSAPVIPGDIMMQTDMDYDAIAKAGSMLGSGAVIVMDETRCMVRSLLRLSYFYYEESCGQCTPCREGTGWLYRVVHRIEHGLGRPEDLDLLNSVAENIMGRTICALGDAAAMPVRGMLKHYWDEFEYHVAHKHCLVGGHAGAAAAAETVAA, from the coding sequence ATGACGTCTTTACACGATCGTCACATCAAACCGCTGATTCTTGCCGGCCTGAACGGCGACAACTGGCATCTCGAAGACTATGTGGCGCGCGGTGGTTACGCCCAGCTGCGCCGCATTCTGGAAGAAAAGATTCCGCCCGAGCAGGTGATTGCCGACGTCAAGGCTTCGGGTCTGCGCGGCCGTGGCGGCGCGGGCTTCCCGACCGGTTTGAAGTGGAGCTTCATGCCGCGTCAGTTCCCCGGGCAGAAGTACCTCGTCTGCAATTCGGACGAAGGCGAACCGGGCACGTTCAAAGACCGCGACATCCTGCGCTTCAACCCGCATTCGCTGATCGAAGGTATGGCGATCGGCGCGTACGCGATGGGCATTACGGTCGGCTACAACTATATTCACGGCGAAATCTGGGAAGTCTACAAACGCTTTGAAGAGGCGTTGGAAGAAGCACGCCGTGCCGGATTCCTCGGCGACAACATCATGGGTTCGGGCTTCTCGTTCGAACTGCATGCGCACCACGGTTACGGCGCCTATATCTGCGGCGAAGAAACTGCGCTGCTCGAGTCGCTCGAAGGCAAGAAAGGCCAGCCGCGCTTCAAGCCGCCGTTCCCGGCGAGCTTCGGCGTGTACGGCAAGCCCACCACGATCAACAACACCGAGACGTTCGCCGCGGTGCCGTTCCTGCTCGCAATCGGTCCGCAGAATTACCTCGAAATCGGCAAGCCGAACAACGGCGGCACGAAGATCTTCTCGGTCGCAGGCGACGTCGAGCGTCCGGGCAACTATGAGATTCCGCTCGGCACGCCGTTCGCCACGCTGATGGAACTCGCCGGCGGCATGCGCGGCGGCAAGAAGATCAAAGCTGTGATTCCTGGCGGCTCGTCCGCACCGGTGATTCCGGGCGACATCATGATGCAGACCGACATGGACTACGACGCGATCGCGAAAGCCGGTTCGATGCTCGGTTCGGGCGCGGTCATCGTGATGGATGAGACGCGTTGCATGGTGCGCTCGCTGCTGCGTCTGTCGTACTTCTATTACGAAGAATCGTGCGGTCAATGCACGCCGTGCCGCGAAGGTACCGGCTGGCTGTACCGCGTCGTGCATCGTATCGAGCATGGGCTCGGCCGTCCGGAAGATCTGGATCTGCTGAACTCGGTCGCTGAAAACATCATGGGCCGCACGATTTGCGCGCTCGGCGATGCAGCGGCGATGCCGGTGCGCGGCATGCTCAAGCACTACTGGGACGAATTCGAATATCACGTCGCTCACAAGCATTGTCTCGTCGGCGGTCACGCCGGTGCGGCAGCGGCGGCGGAAACAGTGGCTGCTTAA
- the nuoE gene encoding NADH-quinone oxidoreductase subunit NuoE, giving the protein MISAEGLKEIDRAIAKYPADQKQSAVMSALATAQEEHGWLSPELMQFVADYLGMPAVAVQEVATFYTMYETSPVGKYKITLCTNLPCQLGPDGGSDSAAEYLKQKLGIDFGETTADGKFTLKEGECMGSCGDAPVMLVNNHRMCSFMSRAKIDQLLEELSK; this is encoded by the coding sequence ATGATCTCAGCTGAAGGCCTGAAAGAAATCGATCGTGCGATCGCGAAGTATCCCGCCGATCAGAAACAGTCCGCCGTGATGTCGGCGTTGGCCACTGCTCAGGAAGAGCATGGCTGGCTGTCGCCCGAACTCATGCAGTTCGTCGCGGACTATCTCGGCATGCCGGCAGTCGCCGTGCAGGAGGTGGCTACCTTCTACACGATGTACGAGACCTCGCCGGTCGGCAAGTACAAGATCACGCTCTGCACGAACCTGCCGTGCCAGCTCGGCCCGGACGGCGGTTCCGACAGCGCTGCTGAATATCTGAAGCAGAAGCTCGGCATCGACTTCGGCGAAACCACGGCGGACGGCAAGTTCACCTTGAAAGAAGGTGAGTGCATGGGGTCGTGCGGCGATGCGCCGGTGATGCTGGTGAACAACCATCGCATGTGCAGCTTCATGAGCCGCGCGAAGATCGACCAGCTGCTCGAGGAACTTTCGAAATGA
- a CDS encoding NADH-quinone oxidoreductase subunit D encodes MAEIKNYTLNFGPQHPAAHGVLRLVLELDGEVIQRADPHIGLLHRATEKLAETKTFIQSVPYMDRLDYVSMMVNEHGYVMAIEKLLGIEVPVRAQYIRVMFDEITRVLNHLMWIGAHALDVGAMAVFLYAFREREDLMDVYEAVSGARMHAAYYRPGGVYRDLPDAMPQYKASKIRNAKALSKMNENRQGSLLDFIDDFFTRFPKCVDEYETLLTDNRIWKQRLVGIGVVSPERALQLGMTGAMLRGSGIEWDLRKKQPYEVYDKIDFDIPVGVNGDCYDRYLVRVEEMRQSTRIVKQCIDWLRKNSGPVMIDNHKVAPPSRVGMKSNMEELIHHFKLFTEGFHVPEGEAYAAVEHPKGEFGIYLISDGANKPYRLKIRAPGYAHLSALDEMARGHMIADAVTIIGTQDIVFGEVDR; translated from the coding sequence ATGGCAGAGATCAAGAACTACACGCTCAACTTCGGCCCTCAGCATCCGGCAGCGCACGGCGTGCTGCGCCTTGTGCTCGAGCTCGACGGCGAAGTCATTCAGCGCGCCGATCCGCATATCGGCCTGTTGCATCGCGCGACCGAAAAACTCGCCGAAACCAAAACGTTTATCCAGTCCGTGCCGTACATGGACCGTCTCGACTACGTGTCGATGATGGTCAACGAGCACGGCTATGTGATGGCGATCGAAAAGCTGCTCGGTATCGAAGTGCCGGTCCGCGCGCAATACATCCGCGTGATGTTCGACGAGATCACGCGCGTGCTGAACCACCTGATGTGGATCGGCGCGCACGCGCTCGACGTCGGCGCGATGGCGGTGTTTCTGTATGCGTTCCGCGAACGCGAAGACCTGATGGACGTGTACGAAGCAGTGTCCGGCGCACGGATGCACGCGGCCTATTATCGTCCGGGCGGCGTGTATCGCGATCTGCCGGACGCAATGCCGCAGTACAAGGCATCGAAGATTCGCAATGCGAAGGCATTGTCGAAGATGAACGAGAACCGCCAGGGTTCGCTGCTCGACTTCATCGACGATTTCTTTACGCGCTTCCCGAAGTGTGTCGACGAGTACGAAACGCTGCTCACCGACAACCGCATCTGGAAGCAACGTCTGGTCGGTATCGGCGTGGTCAGCCCGGAGCGCGCGCTGCAACTCGGTATGACCGGCGCGATGCTGCGCGGCTCGGGTATCGAGTGGGATCTGCGCAAGAAGCAGCCGTATGAAGTCTACGACAAGATAGATTTCGACATTCCGGTCGGCGTAAACGGCGATTGTTATGACCGGTATCTGGTCCGCGTCGAAGAAATGCGCCAATCCACGCGGATTGTGAAACAGTGCATTGATTGGCTGCGTAAGAATTCCGGTCCTGTGATGATCGACAATCACAAGGTTGCGCCGCCGTCGCGCGTCGGCATGAAGTCGAACATGGAAGAGCTGATTCACCACTTCAAGCTCTTCACGGAAGGCTTCCACGTGCCGGAAGGCGAAGCATACGCAGCCGTCGAACATCCGAAGGGCGAGTTCGGTATCTACCTGATCTCGGACGGCGCGAACAAGCCGTATCGCCTGAAGATTCGCGCACCGGGCTACGCGCACCTGTCCGCTCTCGATGAAATGGCGCGCGGGCACATGATCGCCGACGCCGTGACGATCATCGGCACGCAGGACATCGTGTTCGGCGAAGTGGATCGCTAG
- a CDS encoding NADH-quinone oxidoreductase subunit C produces the protein MASKLETLKANLEAAFGGLLLSTTEAIGELTIVVKASDYLNVATRLRDDRSFGFEQLIDLCGVDYQTYADGAYEGPRFAAVLHLLSVQNNWRLRLRVFAPDDEVPIIPSVVEIWNSANWYEREAFDLYGIVFEGHPDLRRILTDYGFIGHPFRKDFPVSGYVEMRYDPEEKRVVYQPVTIEPREITPRVIREDRYGGLKH, from the coding sequence ATGGCAAGCAAACTCGAGACTCTGAAAGCGAACCTCGAGGCGGCCTTTGGCGGCCTCCTGCTGAGCACCACCGAGGCAATCGGTGAGTTGACGATCGTCGTGAAGGCGAGCGACTACCTCAATGTGGCAACGCGTCTGCGCGACGACCGCTCGTTTGGCTTCGAGCAACTGATCGATCTGTGCGGCGTTGACTACCAGACCTACGCCGATGGCGCCTACGAAGGCCCGCGCTTCGCGGCTGTTCTTCATTTGTTGTCGGTGCAGAACAACTGGCGTCTGCGTTTGCGCGTGTTCGCACCAGACGACGAAGTGCCGATCATCCCTTCGGTCGTCGAGATCTGGAATTCGGCCAACTGGTACGAGCGTGAAGCATTCGACCTGTACGGCATCGTCTTCGAGGGTCACCCGGACCTGCGCCGAATCCTGACCGACTACGGTTTCATTGGTCACCCGTTCCGTAAAGATTTCCCTGTCTCCGGCTATGTCGAAATGCGTTACGACCCGGAAGAGAAGCGCGTCGTCTATCAGCCTGTGACGATCGAGCCGCGGGAAATCACGCCGCGCGTGATCCGCGAGGATCGCTATGGCGGTCTGAAACACTAA
- a CDS encoding NADH-quinone oxidoreductase subunit B yields the protein MSIEGVLKEGFVTTTADKLINWTRTGSLWPMTFGLACCAVEMMHAGAARYDLDRFGVVFRPSPRQSDVMIVAGTLCNKMAPALRKVYDQMAEPRWVISMGSCANGGGYYHYSYSVVRGCDRIVPVDVYVPGCPPTAEALVYGVIQLQAKIRRTNTIARQ from the coding sequence ATGAGTATCGAAGGGGTCTTGAAGGAAGGGTTTGTCACCACCACGGCTGACAAGCTGATCAACTGGACGCGCACCGGCTCGTTGTGGCCGATGACGTTCGGTCTTGCGTGTTGCGCGGTCGAGATGATGCATGCGGGTGCTGCCCGTTATGACCTCGATCGTTTTGGCGTGGTGTTTCGTCCCAGTCCGCGTCAGTCGGACGTGATGATCGTCGCCGGCACGCTGTGCAACAAGATGGCGCCGGCTCTGCGCAAGGTCTACGACCAGATGGCCGAGCCGCGCTGGGTGATCTCGATGGGCTCGTGCGCAAACGGCGGCGGCTACTACCACTATTCGTATTCGGTAGTGCGCGGCTGCGATCGGATCGTGCCGGTCGACGTCTACGTGCCGGGTTGCCCGCCTACTGCGGAAGCGCTGGTGTACGGCGTGATCCAGTTGCAGGCCAAGATCCGCCGCACCAACACAATCGCCCGTCAATAA